A genomic region of Methanosphaera sp. contains the following coding sequences:
- a CDS encoding DNA cytosine methyltransferase translates to MKAIELFTGAGGLALGLENAGIEHELLVEIDKDCVETLKNNRPNWNVIHDDVHNVDFSKYDADIVAGGFPCQAFSYAGKRLGFEDTRGTLFFEFARCVKEVSPKICVAENVQGLIRHDKGRTLKTMIEVLESLGYRVEYKVLNAWDYGVAQKRKRMFLIGVKDGIIFNYPEVSDEKPTLADVLKDVPESDGMSYSENKRKVLELVPPGGCWVDLPVDIQKQYMGKSYYSGGGKRGMARRLAWDEPSLTLTTSPAQKQTERCHPDETRPFTIREYARIQSFPDAWQFSGTTSSQYKQIGNAVPVKLAEAVGKSIVSALTQNSLSESSTTKSIQTKLPF, encoded by the coding sequence ATGAAAGCTATTGAATTATTTACAGGAGCAGGAGGTCTTGCATTAGGTCTTGAAAATGCAGGAATTGAACATGAACTTCTTGTTGAAATTGACAAAGATTGTGTTGAAACATTAAAAAATAATAGACCAAACTGGAATGTTATACATGATGATGTTCATAATGTTGATTTTAGTAAATATGATGCAGATATAGTTGCAGGTGGTTTTCCATGTCAAGCATTTAGTTATGCTGGTAAAAGACTTGGATTTGAAGATACACGTGGAACATTATTTTTTGAATTTGCACGATGTGTAAAGGAAGTTTCACCTAAAATTTGTGTAGCAGAAAATGTTCAAGGACTCATAAGACATGATAAAGGTCGAACATTAAAGACAATGATTGAAGTACTTGAAAGTCTTGGTTATAGAGTAGAATATAAAGTACTTAATGCATGGGATTATGGTGTTGCACAGAAAAGAAAAAGAATGTTTCTCATAGGAGTTAAAGATGGTATTATATTTAACTATCCTGAAGTTTCAGATGAAAAACCTACACTTGCTGATGTTCTAAAAGATGTACCAGAATCTGATGGTATGAGTTATTCTGAAAATAAAAGAAAAGTTCTTGAACTTGTTCCTCCAGGTGGATGCTGGGTAGATTTACCTGTTGATATACAAAAACAGTACATGGGTAAAAGTTACTATAGTGGTGGTGGAAAAAGAGGTATGGCAAGAAGACTTGCATGGGATGAACCATCACTTACACTTACAACAAGTCCGGCACAAAAACAAACAGAAAGATGTCATCCTGATGAAACAAGACCATTTACTATACGTGAGTATGCAAGAATACAATCATTTCCAGATGCATGGCAATTTAGTGGAACAACCTCATCACAATATAAACAGATTGGTAATGCAGTACCTGTTAAATTAGCCGAAGCTGTTGGTAAATCAATAGTATCTGCATTAACTCAAAACAGTTTAAGTGAAAGTAGTACAACAAAATCTATACAAACAAAATTACCATTTTAG
- the rpsB gene encoding 30S ribosomal protein S2, with amino-acid sequence MSELLIPLDKYLAAGLHIGTQQKTKDMEKYIYRVRADGLHVLDVKSSNNKIIVAAKLLSKYDPDEVLVVSTRQYGQAPVKKFGEVTGTKTIPGRFIPGTLTNPQYSKFIEPKILVVTDPRADSQAVIEAKQNNIPVVALCDTENLLCNVDVTIPVNNKGRKAIALVYWLLARQILRERGILSSDEEFDLEPSDFELKI; translated from the coding sequence ATGTCAGAATTATTAATACCATTAGACAAGTACCTTGCAGCAGGATTACACATAGGTACACAACAAAAAACAAAAGATATGGAAAAATACATCTACAGAGTAAGAGCAGATGGGCTTCACGTACTTGATGTAAAAAGCAGTAACAATAAAATTATTGTTGCAGCAAAACTTTTATCAAAATACGACCCTGATGAAGTACTTGTAGTATCAACAAGACAGTATGGTCAAGCACCAGTTAAAAAATTCGGAGAAGTAACAGGTACAAAAACAATACCAGGTAGATTCATACCAGGTACACTTACAAACCCTCAATACTCCAAATTTATTGAACCAAAAATCTTAGTTGTAACAGACCCAAGAGCTGACTCACAAGCTGTTATTGAAGCTAAACAGAACAACATTCCTGTAGTAGCTTTATGTGATACAGAAAACTTATTATGTAACGTTGATGTTACAATTCCTGTAAACAACAAAGGAAGAAAAGCTATTGCTTTAGTTTACTGGTTACTTGCAAGACAAATTCTAAGAGAAAGAGGTATCTTATCCTCTGATGAAGAATTTGATTTAGAACCATCAGACTTTGAATTAAAAATATAA
- the fni gene encoding type 2 isopentenyl-diphosphate Delta-isomerase, whose amino-acid sequence MISDRKLQHLEICKNYDVEHTITTGFEDINLVHRSLPEVDYDEIDTSIDFNGKTLDSPLIITAITGGHPESTKINETLATAAENMNIAMGVGSQRAGITNPELKETFTVVRNCAPEAAIIGNIGAPQVEYAYDAIEMLNCDALAIHLNPLQEIIQPEGDINAKGYVDSISEICSNVDIPIIAKETGAGISSQDAKILEDIGVNMIDIEGVGGTSWAAVETYRAENPSLGNLFWDWGITTAVSTVEVLEATNLPVISSGGIRNGLEAAKAIALGADCVGMALPFLKHSYLGHTYVEEKIKQFNRELKTAMFLVGAENIEQLQQKKVIITGKTREVLEQLEIDTKKFARRI is encoded by the coding sequence ATGATATCAGATCGAAAACTTCAACATCTTGAAATATGTAAAAACTACGATGTTGAACATACAATAACCACTGGATTTGAAGATATAAATCTTGTTCACAGATCATTACCAGAAGTAGACTATGATGAAATTGATACATCAATTGATTTTAATGGAAAAACACTAGATTCACCACTAATAATAACAGCAATTACTGGTGGACATCCTGAAAGTACAAAGATTAATGAAACTCTTGCAACAGCAGCAGAAAATATGAACATTGCAATGGGTGTTGGAAGTCAAAGAGCAGGAATTACAAATCCTGAACTTAAAGAAACATTCACAGTAGTACGCAATTGTGCACCTGAAGCTGCAATAATAGGAAATATTGGAGCACCACAGGTAGAATATGCATACGATGCAATAGAGATGCTTAACTGTGATGCACTAGCAATACATCTTAATCCATTACAGGAAATTATACAACCTGAAGGAGATATTAATGCTAAAGGATATGTAGATTCTATATCTGAAATATGTTCAAATGTAGATATTCCAATCATTGCAAAAGAAACTGGTGCAGGAATTAGTAGCCAGGATGCAAAGATCCTTGAAGATATTGGTGTTAATATGATTGACATTGAAGGTGTTGGAGGTACAAGCTGGGCTGCTGTTGAAACATACAGGGCTGAAAATCCCTCCCTTGGAAATCTATTCTGGGATTGGGGTATAACAACTGCTGTAAGTACTGTTGAAGTACTTGAGGCAACAAATCTTCCTGTAATTTCATCAGGTGGTATAAGAAATGGACTTGAAGCTGCAAAGGCAATAGCACTTGGTGCTGATTGTGTTGGTATGGCTCTTCCATTTTTAAAACATTCCTATCTTGGACATACCTATGTTGAGGAGAAAATTAAACAGTTTAATCGTGAACTTAAAACTGCAATGTTCCTTGTTGGAGCAGAAAACATTGAACAATTACAACAAAAAAAGGTTATTATAACAGGAAAAACACGAGAAGTATTAGAACAACTAGAAATTGATACAAAAAAATTTGCAAGGAGAATATAA
- the idsA gene encoding short chain isoprenyl diphosphate synthase IdsA, with product MDILEILKAYSEDVDREIESLLSTLQPDELRESSEYLTKAGGKKIRPALTMLSCQAVSGSTERALKAAVAIELIHTFSLIHDDIMDNDDTRRGMPAVHKVWGEPTAILAGDTLFSKAYESLISTASENIPYEKVLDSLRILSDACISICEGQVLDMSFEDTFDVTLDAYNDMIYKKTGALITASTTIGAIIGGASEIQIDALRKYGENIGIAFQIQDDYIDLTGDDSIGKPVGSDLVEGKKTMMVLFALEKANSEDHDRLIELLQANDEAIIPEAMELLNKYGAIDHARLAAYDHVIRAKEALSVLPDSDAKEVLFKLADYVFSRKV from the coding sequence ATGGATATATTAGAAATATTAAAAGCATACTCAGAAGATGTAGATAGAGAAATAGAATCGTTACTATCTACTTTACAACCAGATGAACTTAGAGAGTCATCAGAATATCTAACAAAAGCTGGTGGAAAAAAAATTAGACCAGCTCTTACAATGTTAAGTTGTCAGGCAGTATCAGGATCAACAGAAAGAGCTCTTAAAGCTGCTGTTGCTATTGAATTAATCCATACATTCAGTCTTATACATGATGATATAATGGACAATGATGATACACGTCGTGGAATGCCTGCTGTACATAAAGTATGGGGAGAACCTACAGCTATTCTTGCAGGAGACACACTATTTTCTAAAGCATATGAATCATTAATTTCAACAGCTTCAGAAAACATACCATATGAAAAAGTTCTTGACTCACTAAGAATTTTATCTGATGCATGTATAAGTATCTGTGAAGGACAAGTACTTGACATGTCATTTGAAGATACATTTGATGTAACACTTGATGCATACAATGATATGATCTATAAAAAAACAGGTGCACTTATCACTGCATCAACTACAATTGGTGCAATTATTGGTGGAGCATCAGAAATACAAATTGATGCACTACGTAAATATGGTGAAAATATTGGTATTGCATTCCAGATACAAGACGACTACATCGACCTTACAGGTGATGATTCAATAGGAAAACCTGTTGGTAGTGATCTTGTAGAAGGTAAAAAAACAATGATGGTTCTCTTTGCACTTGAAAAAGCAAATAGTGAAGATCATGACAGACTCATTGAGCTTCTCCAGGCAAATGATGAAGCTATTATTCCTGAAGCAATGGAATTACTTAACAAGTATGGTGCTATTGATCATGCAAGACTTGCAGCATATGATCATGTAATAAGAGCAAAAGAAGCACTTAGTGTACTTCCAGATTCAGATGCAAAAGAAGTATTATTTAAACTTGCTGATTATGTATTTAGTAGAAAAGTATAA
- a CDS encoding isopentenyl phosphate kinase: MMIIKLGGSALTIKDAKSPTIDEVNLERIADELTSYNQDMIIVHGAGSFGHIYARDYEIGSEVKDVNDHLRKIEGMCITQTSVHRLNYMVCRKLQQKGIPAVAIKPSSFIITENKRIAVCDTTVIKNYLENGFVPVLYGDAVLDYNDAIKFAILSGDQIITYLAEELNADKVILASDVDGIYTDNPKTNPDAQLIEEVTKDTQLNLTSKNSHADVTGGMEGKINELLELADKGITSQIINGEVEGNIKAAVSGSKVKGTIIK, from the coding sequence ATGATGATAATAAAACTCGGTGGAAGTGCTCTTACAATAAAAGATGCAAAATCACCAACTATAGATGAAGTTAATTTAGAGCGAATTGCTGATGAATTAACATCATACAACCAAGACATGATAATAGTACATGGAGCAGGATCTTTTGGACATATCTATGCACGAGACTATGAAATAGGCAGTGAAGTAAAAGATGTAAATGATCATCTACGTAAAATTGAGGGAATGTGTATAACACAAACATCAGTACATCGCCTAAATTACATGGTGTGTCGTAAACTTCAACAAAAAGGAATACCTGCTGTGGCAATTAAGCCATCATCATTTATAATAACAGAAAATAAAAGAATTGCAGTATGTGATACAACTGTTATTAAAAACTACCTGGAAAATGGTTTTGTACCAGTACTTTATGGTGATGCTGTACTTGACTATAATGATGCAATTAAGTTTGCAATTCTTTCAGGTGATCAGATAATAACATATCTTGCAGAAGAACTAAATGCTGATAAGGTAATTCTTGCATCTGATGTTGATGGAATCTATACAGATAATCCAAAAACAAATCCTGATGCACAACTAATCGAGGAAGTAACAAAAGATACACAACTTAATCTTACATCAAAAAATTCTCATGCAGATGTAACAGGTGGAATGGAAGGTAAAATTAATGAACTTCTAGAACTTGCAGATAAAGGTATTACATCCCAGATTATTAATGGTGAAGTTGAAGGAAATATAAAAGCTGCAGTATCAGGTAGTAAAGTTAAAGGAACAATTATAAAATAA
- the mvk gene encoding mevalonate kinase, whose translation MKIKAFAPGKIILFGEHTVVYNKPAIAVAINRGVDVTLTSRSDDIVNINVETINYSKKLKLNNGKLVYEYDDSQKQITDYIYEVISLFEYEGGFDLSVDIKMYLGAGLGSSAAVTVSTLKALALYSGNDLSLDEIAKIARSIEIKIQGAASPIDTAMSTYGGIIYIDENSNLNPIDFDMKLPLLVSNCEIAGNTGKLVASVRNKYEKYPEVLEHIFTATANVAIDAKKALEDGNSQKLADLMNINQGLLDAMGVNTAELSDMVYQSRKFGSAGSKLTGSGGGGCIIAYTPDDIDYVYVKLSKLYPTFMCEQSQSGVYAEIIDE comes from the coding sequence ATGAAAATAAAAGCATTTGCACCAGGGAAAATAATTCTTTTTGGTGAACATACAGTTGTATATAACAAGCCTGCTATTGCAGTTGCAATAAATCGGGGAGTAGATGTAACACTTACATCACGTAGTGATGATATTGTTAATATTAATGTTGAAACAATTAACTATTCAAAGAAATTAAAGCTTAATAATGGAAAGCTAGTCTATGAATATGATGATAGTCAAAAACAGATTACTGATTATATATATGAAGTTATAAGCCTCTTTGAATATGAGGGTGGCTTTGACTTATCTGTTGATATTAAAATGTATTTAGGTGCAGGTTTAGGATCATCAGCTGCTGTAACTGTATCAACACTTAAAGCACTTGCACTCTATAGTGGTAATGACTTATCACTTGATGAGATTGCAAAAATTGCACGTTCTATTGAAATTAAAATACAAGGAGCTGCAAGTCCTATTGATACAGCAATGAGTACATATGGTGGAATTATCTATATTGATGAAAATTCAAATCTTAATCCTATAGATTTTGATATGAAATTACCATTACTAGTTTCAAATTGTGAAATTGCTGGTAATACAGGAAAGCTTGTTGCATCAGTACGCAATAAATATGAGAAGTATCCAGAGGTTTTAGAGCATATCTTCACAGCAACAGCAAACGTTGCAATAGATGCAAAAAAGGCATTAGAAGATGGTAATTCTCAGAAACTTGCTGATTTAATGAATATTAATCAGGGACTTCTTGATGCAATGGGTGTAAATACTGCAGAGTTATCTGACATGGTATATCAATCACGTAAATTTGGATCTGCTGGATCTAAACTTACAGGTAGTGGTGGTGGAGGATGTATTATTGCATATACACCAGATGATATAGATTATGTCTACGTGAAATTATCAAAACTTTATCCTACATTTATGTGTGAACAGTCACAAAGTGGGGTTTATGCTGAGATAATAGATGAATAA
- a CDS encoding RNase J family beta-CASP ribonuclease, with protein sequence MTIEVIAVGGYEEIGKNMTAVKVNDDVVIFDMGIHLDRLHIHEDTDISRMHSLDLIERGVIPDDTLMREVDGKVRAIVCTHGHLDHIGAIAKLAHRYEAPIIATPYTLALIEKTIKSERKFKVNNPLKALNPGEKQQISPNLTLEFVRTTHSIPQTITAALHTPEGVVIYANDFKFDNHQMVSPPPDYRRFRELGKKGVKAAIVDTTNIKEVQESKTYSEKIARDLLKDVLKEPLEEKKGLIVTTFASHIERIQAITKITERSRRKIMILGRSMERYCSIAESMGILNLPRNVSLYGNSKAINKALARANDHRSKYMLIVTGHQGEPDALLPRIAANKTNFEIKPGDNVVFSSSTIPNPINIANRNLLDRRLKERGARIYNNVHVSGHAGPEDMRDFIRMLQPEQLIPAHGDISHLSAFVELAEEEGYKLGNDVHVLRNGQAQVFN encoded by the coding sequence ATGACAATAGAAGTAATTGCAGTTGGAGGATATGAAGAAATTGGAAAAAACATGACTGCTGTAAAAGTAAATGATGATGTAGTAATATTTGATATGGGTATACATCTTGACAGACTTCACATACATGAAGATACTGATATTTCACGGATGCATAGTTTAGATTTAATTGAACGTGGAGTAATACCTGATGATACACTTATGCGTGAGGTAGATGGAAAGGTACGTGCAATTGTATGTACACATGGACACCTTGACCACATTGGTGCTATTGCAAAACTTGCACACCGTTATGAAGCACCAATTATTGCAACACCATATACTCTTGCATTAATTGAAAAAACAATAAAAAGTGAACGTAAATTTAAGGTAAACAATCCACTTAAAGCATTAAATCCTGGAGAAAAACAACAAATTTCACCAAATCTTACACTTGAATTTGTAAGAACAACACACAGTATACCACAAACAATAACAGCAGCACTACACACACCAGAGGGTGTTGTAATATATGCAAACGACTTTAAATTTGACAACCACCAGATGGTATCACCACCACCTGATTATAGAAGATTCAGAGAACTAGGTAAAAAAGGTGTAAAAGCAGCAATTGTAGATACAACTAATATTAAGGAAGTTCAGGAAAGTAAAACCTACTCTGAAAAAATTGCACGAGATCTTCTAAAAGATGTTCTTAAAGAACCACTCGAAGAGAAAAAAGGTCTTATTGTAACAACATTTGCAAGTCATATTGAAAGAATTCAGGCAATTACAAAAATTACAGAAAGAAGTCGTAGAAAAATTATGATTCTTGGTCGTTCAATGGAACGTTACTGTTCAATTGCAGAGTCAATGGGAATATTAAATCTTCCACGTAATGTAAGTTTATATGGAAATTCTAAGGCAATAAATAAGGCATTAGCACGTGCAAATGATCACCGGTCAAAGTACATGCTTATTGTAACAGGACACCAGGGAGAACCTGATGCACTTCTTCCAAGAATAGCTGCAAATAAGACAAACTTTGAAATAAAACCTGGAGATAACGTTGTATTTTCATCATCAACAATACCAAATCCTATAAATATTGCAAATCGTAACTTACTTGACAGACGTCTTAAAGAAAGAGGAGCAAGAATTTATAACAATGTACACGTATCAGGACATGCAGGACCTGAAGATATGCGTGACTTTATACGTATGCTTCAACCAGAACAACTAATACCTGCACACGGTGATATTAGCCATCTTTCAGCATTTGTAGAACTTGCAGAAGAAGAAGGATATAAACTTGGCAACGATGTACATGTACTACGTAATGGACAGGCACAAGTATTTAACTAG
- a CDS encoding Eco47II family restriction endonuclease has protein sequence MNKYVSFISDEDFLDAVEFVVKSYIVENSVKMIEDELKHGKNTTDFIKLIFDVYTKQISLQGWLDSEINRQKDKSRNNKIGEFHQKVLGKVPGWQDLKIGSPYGVDLKNDDNTVFIELKNKFNTLNSSSSLATMLKLENIIHEHPNAKAYICYIVEKKYKSKDKIWHVKENRENSDGSKVTIDHCNENIKLVSGYKVYELVTGDRTALKQVYEALPLAINDVLKNKYDLPDFKLSKSDQEILDSYGDYVFNYDD, from the coding sequence ATGAATAAGTATGTGAGTTTTATTAGTGATGAAGATTTTTTAGATGCTGTTGAATTTGTTGTTAAATCATACATAGTGGAAAATTCTGTGAAAATGATTGAAGATGAATTAAAACATGGAAAAAATACTACTGATTTTATTAAATTAATCTTTGATGTATATACAAAACAAATATCACTTCAAGGATGGTTAGATTCTGAAATTAACAGACAAAAAGATAAATCACGAAATAATAAGATTGGTGAATTCCATCAAAAAGTATTGGGAAAGGTTCCAGGATGGCAAGATTTAAAGATTGGAAGTCCATATGGTGTTGATCTTAAAAATGATGATAACACTGTATTTATTGAATTGAAAAATAAGTTTAATACTTTAAATTCTTCTTCATCTTTAGCAACAATGTTAAAACTTGAAAATATTATTCATGAACATCCTAATGCTAAGGCTTATATTTGTTATATTGTTGAGAAGAAATATAAATCAAAAGATAAAATATGGCATGTGAAAGAAAATAGGGAAAATTCAGATGGAAGTAAAGTTACAATTGATCATTGTAATGAAAATATAAAATTAGTTAGTGGATATAAGGTGTATGAACTTGTAACAGGTGATAGAACTGCACTTAAACAGGTATATGAAGCACTTCCTTTGGCAATAAATGATGTTTTAAAAAATAAATATGATCTTCCTGATTTTAAATTATCAAAAAGTGATCAGGAAATCTTAGATAGTTATGGTGATTATGTTTTTAATTATGATGACTAA
- a CDS encoding ferritin has translation MLDKRMEEALNKQINAELASGYLYLSMATYFEDEDLPGFANSLRVHAEEELEHGMKIYDYIIRKNGSVVLEGFETPERQWDGIVAVYEAILEHEELVTSLINDLMDLAEELNDHATIQFLLWFVEEQVEEEELAHEDLRKVRMAVDSRHLLYELDKEYGSLTSNEE, from the coding sequence ATGTTAGATAAAAGAATGGAAGAAGCATTAAATAAACAAATCAACGCAGAATTAGCATCAGGATACTTATACTTATCAATGGCAACATACTTTGAAGATGAAGACTTACCAGGATTTGCAAACTCCCTCAGAGTACATGCAGAAGAAGAACTTGAACATGGTATGAAAATCTATGATTACATCATCCGTAAAAATGGTAGTGTAGTACTTGAAGGATTTGAAACACCAGAACGTCAATGGGATGGAATTGTAGCTGTATATGAAGCTATTCTTGAACACGAAGAACTTGTAACTTCATTAATTAACGACTTAATGGATTTAGCAGAAGAACTTAATGATCATGCAACAATCCAATTCTTATTATGGTTTGTAGAAGAACAAGTTGAAGAAGAAGAATTAGCACATGAAGATCTAAGAAAAGTAAGAATGGCTGTAGATTCAAGACACCTCTTATATGAATTAGACAAAGAATACGGAAGTTTAACTTCAAACGAAGAATAA
- a CDS encoding alpha/beta fold hydrolase yields MNTKEYDCFVGSEKIYIKAYLPDMEGNDELLDCVILSHGLSLNHTFMIAYAQKLQSMGVAAFVFDFRGGGYDSLSDGKICDMTLTSEVEDLECVIEFIKDLEFINNDSIYLAGHSQGGFISSLVANKRSDINALFLFAPAYVIVDDMTNTTRPKNVLELMPEHLGDTYINDALSVNLYDDIDDFKNHVIIFHGKKDMRVPISYAHDAFDAYSDCELIVFDDEEHRFTDKTKDIVVMKIIDFIHKNKK; encoded by the coding sequence ATGAATACAAAAGAATATGACTGTTTTGTTGGTAGTGAAAAAATTTACATAAAAGCTTACCTACCTGACATGGAAGGTAATGATGAGTTGCTTGATTGTGTTATACTATCACATGGACTTTCTTTAAATCATACATTTATGATTGCATATGCACAAAAACTTCAAAGTATGGGTGTTGCAGCATTTGTATTTGATTTTCGTGGTGGTGGTTATGACTCACTTAGTGATGGTAAAATATGTGATATGACATTAACATCAGAAGTAGAGGATTTAGAATGTGTTATAGAATTTATCAAAGATCTTGAATTTATTAACAATGATAGTATCTACCTTGCAGGTCACAGTCAGGGAGGATTCATAAGCAGTCTTGTTGCAAATAAAAGATCTGATATTAATGCATTGTTCTTATTTGCTCCTGCATATGTTATAGTTGATGATATGACAAATACAACACGACCAAAAAATGTCTTAGAACTTATGCCAGAACACCTGGGAGATACATATATCAATGATGCACTAAGTGTAAATTTATATGATGATATAGATGATTTTAAAAATCATGTTATAATCTTCCATGGAAAAAAAGATATGCGAGTTCCTATAAGCTATGCACATGATGCATTTGATGCATATAGTGATTGTGAATTAATTGTCTTTGATGATGAAGAGCACAGATTCACAGACAAAACCAAGGATATTGTAGTTATGAAAATTATTGATTTCATACACAAAAATAAGAAATAA